The Microcebus murinus isolate Inina chromosome 1, M.murinus_Inina_mat1.0, whole genome shotgun sequence genome includes a region encoding these proteins:
- the PLSCR5 gene encoding phospholipid scramblase family member 5 isoform X2, translated as MASKDTQNQRSRGLLGFLPRTPDPDQSLRSASSNPENQAWQPRLPPPSFLPTLDLIIIHQQVELLGMILGTETSNKYEIKNSLGQRIYFAVEESICFNRTFCSTLRSCTLRITDNSGREVITVNRPLRCNSCWCPCYLQELEIQAPPGTIVGYVAQKWDPFLPKFTIQNANKEDILKIVGPCATCGCFGDVDFEVKTINEKLTIGKISKYWSGFVNDVFTNADNFGIHVPADLDVTVKAAMIGACFLFDFMFFEHSLAGL; from the exons ATGGCCTCTAAAG ATACCCAGAACCAAAGAAGTAGAGGTCTACTTGGTTTCCTCCCTAGGACTCCAGACCCAGACCAAAGCCTTCGTTCCGCGTCTTCCAATCCAGAAAACCAGGCATGGCAGCCGCGTCTTCCTCCGCCAAGTTTCCTGCCAACA TTAGACCTGATAATTATACACCAGCAGGTGGAGCTTCTTGGAA TGATACTTGGCACTGAGACCTCCAACAAATATGAGATTAAAAACAGCTTGGGACAAAGAATTTATTTTGCAGTGGAGGAAAGCATCTGTTTCAATCGTACTTTCTGCTCCACGCTGCGGTCTTGCACCCTGAGGATCACAGATAACTCAGGTCGAGAAGTGATTACCGTAAACAGGCCTTTGAGGTGTAACAGCTGCTGGTGCCCTTGCTACCTACAAGAG TTAGAAATTCAAGCCCCTCCTGGTACTATAGTTGGTTACGTTGCACAGAAATGGGACCCCTTTCTGCCTAAATTCACAATCCAAAATGCAAACaaagaagatattttgaaaattgttgGTCCTTGTGCAACATGCGGCTGTTTTGGTGATGTGGATTTTGAG GTGAAAACCATTAATGAAAAACTAACAATTGGGAAGATTTCTAAGTACTGGTCAGGATTTGTAAATGACGTCTTCACAAATGCTGACAACTTTGGAATTCACGTGCCAGCAGATCTGGATGTGACAGTCAAAGCAGCAATGATTGGTGCTTGCTTTCTCTTT
- the PLSCR5 gene encoding phospholipid scramblase family member 5 isoform X1, protein MASKDTQNQRSRGLLGFLPRTPDPDQSLRSASSNPENQAWQPRLPPPSFLPTVSLPPGLEYLSQLDLIIIHQQVELLGMILGTETSNKYEIKNSLGQRIYFAVEESICFNRTFCSTLRSCTLRITDNSGREVITVNRPLRCNSCWCPCYLQELEIQAPPGTIVGYVAQKWDPFLPKFTIQNANKEDILKIVGPCATCGCFGDVDFEVKTINEKLTIGKISKYWSGFVNDVFTNADNFGIHVPADLDVTVKAAMIGACFLFDFMFFEHSLAGL, encoded by the exons ATGGCCTCTAAAG ATACCCAGAACCAAAGAAGTAGAGGTCTACTTGGTTTCCTCCCTAGGACTCCAGACCCAGACCAAAGCCTTCGTTCCGCGTCTTCCAATCCAGAAAACCAGGCATGGCAGCCGCGTCTTCCTCCGCCAAGTTTCCTGCCAACAGTCAGTCTCCCTCCTGGTCTAGAATATTTAAGCCAG TTAGACCTGATAATTATACACCAGCAGGTGGAGCTTCTTGGAA TGATACTTGGCACTGAGACCTCCAACAAATATGAGATTAAAAACAGCTTGGGACAAAGAATTTATTTTGCAGTGGAGGAAAGCATCTGTTTCAATCGTACTTTCTGCTCCACGCTGCGGTCTTGCACCCTGAGGATCACAGATAACTCAGGTCGAGAAGTGATTACCGTAAACAGGCCTTTGAGGTGTAACAGCTGCTGGTGCCCTTGCTACCTACAAGAG TTAGAAATTCAAGCCCCTCCTGGTACTATAGTTGGTTACGTTGCACAGAAATGGGACCCCTTTCTGCCTAAATTCACAATCCAAAATGCAAACaaagaagatattttgaaaattgttgGTCCTTGTGCAACATGCGGCTGTTTTGGTGATGTGGATTTTGAG GTGAAAACCATTAATGAAAAACTAACAATTGGGAAGATTTCTAAGTACTGGTCAGGATTTGTAAATGACGTCTTCACAAATGCTGACAACTTTGGAATTCACGTGCCAGCAGATCTGGATGTGACAGTCAAAGCAGCAATGATTGGTGCTTGCTTTCTCTTT